One part of the Rhodococcus oxybenzonivorans genome encodes these proteins:
- a CDS encoding YceI family protein, giving the protein MTSPMESVPQLSTLAGSWTLDPSRTSITFHTKGLWIFGVTGSFHTVEGTATVGDDGGITGRLVVDATSLNTKNGKRDEHLRSADFFDVQKYPTIVFTAAGARPADPGHVHLDGDLTVHGQTRPLTVPAEVVATDDTATVSAELLLDRSNWGMTYTKKGSRLATRVVINAVFVKS; this is encoded by the coding sequence ATGACATCGCCGATGGAGTCCGTCCCGCAACTGTCTACGCTCGCCGGGTCCTGGACTCTGGACCCGTCCCGGACCTCGATCACCTTCCACACGAAGGGTTTGTGGATCTTCGGGGTCACCGGCAGCTTCCACACCGTCGAGGGCACCGCAACGGTCGGTGATGACGGAGGTATCACCGGAAGGCTGGTCGTCGACGCCACCTCGCTGAATACCAAGAACGGTAAACGCGACGAGCACCTGCGTTCCGCTGACTTCTTCGATGTTCAGAAGTACCCCACCATTGTCTTCACCGCGGCAGGAGCGCGACCCGCCGATCCGGGACACGTACATCTCGACGGCGACCTGACCGTTCACGGGCAGACTCGACCGCTCACCGTGCCCGCAGAGGTTGTCGCCACCGACGACACCGCCACGGTCAGCGCCGAACTACTCCTCGACCGCAGCAACTGGGGCATGACCTACACGAAGAAGGGCTCGCGCCTCGCCACCCGTGTCGTGATCAACGCCGTCTTCGTCAAGTCCTGA
- the meaB gene encoding methylmalonyl Co-A mutase-associated GTPase MeaB, translated as MGRPPVDIDALAQAVRANQRAGLAKAITLVESTRTDHREAAQRLLLELLPESGNAHRVGITGVPGVGKSTFIDALGMYLIGKGHRVAVLAVDPSSTRTGGSILGDKTRMARLTVEKDAYIRPSPTSGTLGGVAKATRETIVLLEAAGFDVILVETVGVGQSEVTVANMVDCFCFLTLARTGDQLQGIKKGVLELADLVAVNKADGKHEREAKGAARELAGALRLIYPHDAIWKPPVITMSGLEGIGLEEFWNTVQQHREVLTKAGRFEENRRRQQVDWTWTMVHDQLLRRLASNPRVKDIRGQVEQQVRDGSLTAALAAAQILDTFDGSDASVE; from the coding sequence ATGGGGCGCCCTCCAGTCGACATCGATGCCCTCGCCCAGGCCGTGCGCGCCAACCAGCGCGCCGGCCTGGCGAAGGCCATCACCCTGGTCGAATCGACACGCACCGACCACCGGGAGGCGGCGCAGCGTCTGCTCCTCGAACTGCTTCCGGAGTCGGGCAACGCGCACCGGGTGGGTATCACCGGTGTGCCCGGCGTCGGCAAGTCGACGTTCATCGACGCACTGGGGATGTACCTGATCGGGAAAGGTCATCGGGTGGCGGTCCTCGCGGTGGATCCGTCGTCGACGCGCACCGGCGGGTCGATCCTCGGCGACAAGACCCGCATGGCGCGGCTGACCGTGGAGAAGGACGCCTACATCCGGCCGTCGCCGACCTCGGGCACCCTCGGCGGTGTCGCGAAGGCGACCCGGGAAACCATCGTGCTCCTCGAGGCAGCCGGTTTCGACGTCATTCTCGTCGAAACGGTCGGGGTCGGGCAGTCCGAGGTGACGGTCGCGAACATGGTCGACTGCTTCTGTTTCCTCACTCTCGCCCGGACCGGTGACCAGTTGCAGGGCATCAAGAAGGGTGTACTCGAGCTCGCCGACCTCGTCGCCGTCAACAAGGCCGACGGCAAGCACGAACGCGAAGCGAAGGGAGCTGCCCGCGAATTGGCGGGCGCACTGCGGCTGATCTACCCCCACGACGCCATCTGGAAGCCGCCCGTCATCACGATGAGCGGACTCGAAGGTATCGGGCTCGAGGAGTTCTGGAACACCGTCCAGCAACACCGTGAGGTGCTCACCAAGGCCGGACGGTTCGAAGAGAACCGTCGTCGCCAGCAGGTCGACTGGACGTGGACCATGGTCCACGATCAGCTGCTGCGTCGACTGGCATCCAACCCGCGGGTCAAGGACATTCGCGGGCAGGTCGAGCAACAGGTGCGTGACGGTTCCCTGACGGCGGCGCTGGCCGCGGCCCAGATCCTCGACACCTTCGATGGTTCCGACGCCTCCGTGGAATGA
- a CDS encoding SRPBCC family protein yields MHTVDREDVCATVAVAAPATRVFALLADPRTHAAIDGTGWVQDAADQAPLTEVGQIFRMDMYHPHHPNGDYRVANQVQVLDPPRAIAWRTGQEKEDGQLEFGGWVWRYDLVPLGPSETEVTLTYDWSAVPQFIRKYLQFPPFGPDHLTNSLHHLAELAAHS; encoded by the coding sequence GTGCACACCGTGGACCGAGAGGACGTCTGCGCCACCGTGGCCGTTGCGGCCCCCGCCACCAGGGTGTTCGCGCTGCTGGCCGACCCGAGGACCCATGCTGCGATCGACGGCACCGGGTGGGTGCAGGACGCGGCCGACCAGGCGCCGCTCACCGAGGTGGGGCAGATCTTTCGGATGGACATGTATCACCCCCACCACCCGAACGGTGACTACAGAGTGGCCAACCAGGTCCAGGTGCTCGACCCGCCGCGGGCCATTGCCTGGCGGACCGGGCAGGAAAAGGAAGATGGTCAGCTGGAGTTCGGCGGCTGGGTCTGGCGTTACGACCTGGTGCCGCTCGGTCCGTCCGAGACCGAGGTCACGCTCACCTACGATTGGTCGGCGGTGCCGCAGTTCATCCGGAAGTACCTTCAGTTCCCGCCGTTCGGTCCCGATCATCTCACCAACTCACTGCATCACCTGGCAGAGCTTGCGGCCCACTCCTGA
- a CDS encoding fatty acyl-AMP ligase: MHSDFVSHVRAQAATYGEERSYTYHREVGRELVEEVLTYRQLDQDARAIASWLSTRPEAHRPVMLLYVDGIDFLRAFLGCLYAGVVAVPAPVPHDARSMARVATMFEDADVGLVLTTSAIEELLTAWIGNSGLTGTVAVASTDAAELGDPDEWQMPELDGDTLALLQYTSGSTSEPKGVMVTHGNLLHNAAAMVEAMSAAIRDGDAGSVVGWLPHFHDMGLIGMLLLPLYAGSNLAFMSPMTFLKRPVRWLQLIDRYRADITVGPNFAYDLLARRIPDDQLTGLDLSSVRVALNGAEPIRPRTLEAVLDRLRPYGFRADAFFPAYGMAEVTLLATAGAVGSPPVYLDVDPAALERNELTPMAGGTRLVSSGRAFGVDIRVVDPDTTDELPEGRVGELWIRGGSVTAGYWNRPEDTEEKFHATTLGGDGPFLRTGDLGASVGREIFVTGRLKDLLIVNGRNLYPQDIEEAVRELHPALTGSAGVVFSMDTGRHERLLVIHEVKTGLLDQGQENDTVTITDLARKIKLSVARAFDVPAPSVVLVDRHGVHRTTSGKVQRRSMRASFLENRVDAVLHEEIDPAVQGLRRTATPAHA; the protein is encoded by the coding sequence GTGCATTCCGACTTCGTGTCACACGTTCGAGCCCAGGCCGCCACCTACGGTGAGGAACGCTCCTACACCTACCATCGCGAGGTCGGCCGCGAACTCGTCGAAGAGGTTCTCACCTACCGCCAGTTGGACCAGGATGCGCGGGCGATCGCGTCGTGGTTGTCGACGCGGCCCGAGGCCCACCGCCCGGTGATGCTGCTGTACGTCGACGGCATCGACTTCCTTCGCGCATTCCTCGGCTGCCTGTACGCCGGTGTCGTCGCCGTACCGGCCCCCGTGCCGCACGACGCCCGCAGCATGGCGCGGGTGGCCACGATGTTCGAGGACGCCGACGTCGGTCTGGTGCTCACCACGTCCGCCATCGAAGAACTGCTGACGGCGTGGATCGGGAACTCCGGACTCACCGGCACGGTCGCCGTCGCGTCGACCGACGCCGCCGAACTCGGCGACCCCGACGAGTGGCAGATGCCCGAACTGGACGGCGACACCCTCGCCTTGCTCCAGTACACCTCGGGATCCACCAGCGAGCCCAAGGGCGTGATGGTGACCCACGGGAACCTCCTGCACAACGCCGCGGCCATGGTCGAGGCCATGTCTGCGGCCATCAGGGACGGCGACGCCGGCAGCGTTGTGGGCTGGCTTCCACACTTCCACGACATGGGGCTGATCGGCATGCTGCTGCTCCCCCTCTACGCCGGCAGCAACCTTGCCTTCATGTCGCCGATGACCTTCCTCAAGCGCCCGGTGCGCTGGTTGCAGTTGATCGATCGCTACCGCGCCGACATCACCGTCGGCCCGAACTTCGCGTACGACCTTCTCGCCCGCCGGATTCCCGACGACCAGTTGACCGGACTGGACCTCTCCTCGGTGCGGGTCGCTCTCAATGGGGCAGAACCGATTCGCCCCCGTACCCTCGAGGCCGTCCTCGACCGGCTCCGGCCCTACGGGTTCCGGGCGGACGCGTTCTTCCCGGCTTACGGTATGGCCGAGGTGACGTTGCTCGCCACCGCCGGAGCCGTGGGCAGCCCGCCGGTGTACCTCGACGTCGACCCCGCCGCGCTCGAGCGCAACGAGCTCACTCCGATGGCCGGTGGCACCCGACTGGTGAGCAGCGGCCGCGCATTCGGTGTGGACATTCGCGTCGTCGATCCGGACACCACCGACGAGCTGCCTGAGGGCCGGGTCGGGGAACTGTGGATCCGCGGTGGCAGCGTCACCGCCGGCTATTGGAATCGGCCCGAGGACACCGAGGAGAAGTTCCACGCCACCACCCTGGGCGGGGACGGGCCGTTCCTGCGCACAGGTGACCTCGGCGCTTCCGTCGGCCGTGAAATCTTTGTCACGGGCCGGCTCAAGGACCTGCTGATCGTCAACGGACGCAACCTGTACCCCCAGGACATCGAGGAGGCGGTGCGCGAACTCCATCCAGCCCTCACCGGATCGGCCGGAGTGGTGTTCTCCATGGACACCGGACGCCACGAGCGCCTACTGGTGATCCACGAGGTCAAGACCGGATTGCTCGATCAGGGTCAAGAGAACGACACCGTGACGATCACGGACCTCGCCCGAAAGATCAAACTCTCCGTCGCCCGGGCCTTCGACGTGCCGGCGCCGAGCGTCGTCCTGGTCGACCGGCACGGGGTGCACCGCACCACCAGCGGAAAGGTTCAACGCCGATCGATGCGCGCGTCGTTCCTCGAGAACCGGGTGGATGCGGTGCTGCACGAAGAAATCGATCCGGCGGTCCAGGGCCTCCGCCGAACCGCCACACCTGCACACGCCTGA
- a CDS encoding DUF1109 family protein, translating to MISAAGPPVRAQSDVKPNKPPGPIHLAVTAASLLILVCIYYDWWPSRYGTSSWADPMLFGAAALLILAVLGLVWAVKTLYVIGQDRRWSWWIAAAPAVLLVAVATVMPAPRPSFDDTRAEFERVALELLADPEPLHSHLEIGRFDIRTAMSGDDGVVYFIEDGGLGLTVSSGWAYSPHGVPAGFDDFTATHLGGPWYEFISVWRT from the coding sequence ATGATCAGCGCCGCCGGACCGCCCGTTCGCGCGCAGAGTGACGTCAAGCCGAACAAGCCTCCCGGACCGATCCATCTGGCGGTGACCGCTGCCTCACTGCTGATTCTGGTGTGTATCTACTACGACTGGTGGCCCTCTCGCTACGGCACCTCGAGTTGGGCCGATCCGATGTTGTTCGGTGCCGCGGCGCTGCTGATCCTCGCCGTCCTAGGGCTGGTGTGGGCAGTGAAGACCTTGTATGTCATCGGCCAAGACCGGCGGTGGTCATGGTGGATCGCGGCTGCGCCGGCGGTCCTACTCGTCGCTGTCGCCACGGTGATGCCGGCACCACGGCCGTCATTCGACGACACCCGCGCAGAGTTCGAGCGGGTGGCGCTCGAGTTGCTGGCAGATCCGGAGCCGCTCCACAGCCACCTCGAGATCGGCCGGTTCGATATCCGCACCGCCATGTCGGGCGACGATGGCGTGGTCTACTTCATCGAGGACGGCGGACTCGGACTGACGGTGAGCAGTGGTTGGGCGTACAGCCCGCACGGTGTGCCCGCCGGGTTCGATGATTTCACTGCGACTCACCTAGGGGGGCCGTGGTACGAATTCATTTCAGTGTGGCGAACTTGA
- the scpA gene encoding methylmalonyl-CoA mutase, whose product MTTREVKHTIGSFADVPLEDPQFPQPAAPTAEQTDALIAAAAAANHYTPEQVVWSTPEGIDVKPVYTKADRDAAESEGYPVGSFPGAAPFVRGPYPTMYVNQPWTIRQYAGFSTAAESNAFYRRNLAAGQKGLSVAFDLATHRGYDSDHPRVAGDVGMAGVAIDSILDMRQLFDHIPLDSVSVSMTMNGAVLPILALYVVAAEEQGVAPEQLAGTIQNDILKEFMVRNTYIYPPKPSMRIISDIFAYTSTKMPRFNSISISGYHIQEAGATADLELAYTLADGVEYLRAGLDAGMEIDKFAPRLSFFWAIGMNFFMEVAKLRAGRLLWSELVAQFEPKSAKSLSLRTHSQTSGWSLTAQDVYNNVARTCVEAMAATQGHTQSLHTNALDEALALPTDFSARIARNTQLLLQQESGTVRPIDPWGGSHYVEWLTHELANRARAHIAEVEEAGGMAQAISEGIPKLRIEEAAARTQARIDSGRQPVIGVNKYRAEEDQKIEVLKVENSRVRKEQLEKLARLREERDPVAVQAALAELTRAAASSEGGMENNLLALAIDAARAHATVGEISDALETVFGRHQAEIRTISGVYRDEAGKVDNISNATELVEKFAEEEGRRPRVLIAKMGQDGHDRGQKVIATAFADIGFDVDVGPLFQTPEEVANQAADNDVHVVGVSSLAAGHLTLVPALRDALAAVGRPDIMIVVGGVIPPGDFDELYQAGAAAIFPPGTVIAEAATGLLEKLAAQLGHDLTGTPE is encoded by the coding sequence GTGACTACTCGCGAGGTCAAGCACACGATCGGCAGCTTCGCCGACGTGCCGCTGGAGGATCCTCAGTTTCCGCAGCCGGCCGCACCGACCGCGGAACAGACGGACGCATTGATCGCCGCTGCCGCGGCGGCGAACCACTACACCCCGGAACAGGTGGTGTGGTCCACACCCGAGGGAATCGACGTCAAACCGGTCTACACCAAGGCAGACCGCGACGCCGCCGAGTCCGAGGGTTACCCGGTGGGCAGCTTCCCCGGTGCCGCGCCGTTCGTGCGTGGGCCGTACCCCACCATGTACGTCAACCAGCCGTGGACCATCCGTCAGTACGCCGGATTCTCGACGGCCGCCGAGTCCAACGCCTTCTACCGCCGCAACCTTGCGGCGGGGCAGAAGGGTCTGTCGGTGGCGTTCGACCTGGCCACCCACCGCGGCTACGACTCCGACCACCCGCGCGTCGCCGGTGACGTGGGCATGGCCGGTGTGGCCATCGACTCGATCCTCGACATGCGGCAGCTGTTCGACCACATTCCCCTCGACAGCGTCAGTGTGTCGATGACCATGAACGGTGCCGTTCTGCCGATCCTGGCCCTGTATGTGGTGGCGGCGGAGGAGCAGGGTGTCGCTCCGGAACAGCTGGCCGGAACCATTCAGAACGACATTCTGAAAGAGTTCATGGTCCGCAACACCTACATCTATCCGCCGAAGCCGTCGATGCGCATCATCTCGGACATCTTCGCGTACACCAGCACGAAGATGCCGCGGTTCAACTCCATCTCCATTTCCGGGTACCACATCCAGGAGGCCGGTGCCACAGCCGATCTGGAGCTGGCGTACACGCTCGCCGACGGTGTCGAGTACCTCCGCGCCGGCCTCGACGCCGGCATGGAGATCGACAAGTTCGCGCCGCGGTTGTCGTTCTTCTGGGCCATCGGCATGAACTTCTTCATGGAGGTCGCCAAACTGCGGGCCGGCCGTCTCCTGTGGAGTGAACTGGTTGCCCAGTTCGAGCCGAAGTCGGCGAAATCGCTTTCGCTGCGCACACATTCGCAGACCTCGGGTTGGTCGCTCACCGCCCAGGACGTCTACAACAATGTGGCCCGCACCTGCGTCGAGGCCATGGCCGCCACGCAGGGGCACACCCAGTCTCTGCACACCAACGCACTCGACGAGGCGCTGGCGCTGCCGACGGACTTCTCCGCCCGCATCGCCCGCAACACCCAGTTGTTGCTCCAGCAGGAATCGGGGACGGTCCGCCCGATCGACCCGTGGGGCGGCTCCCATTACGTCGAGTGGCTCACTCACGAGCTGGCGAACCGCGCCAGGGCGCACATCGCCGAGGTCGAAGAGGCCGGCGGTATGGCGCAGGCCATCAGCGAGGGCATCCCGAAGCTGCGTATCGAAGAGGCCGCCGCCCGCACCCAGGCGCGCATCGATTCCGGTCGTCAGCCGGTCATCGGTGTCAACAAGTACCGGGCCGAAGAGGATCAGAAGATCGAGGTCCTCAAGGTCGAGAATTCGCGGGTCCGCAAGGAACAGCTCGAGAAGCTCGCACGCCTGCGTGAGGAACGCGACCCCGTCGCGGTGCAGGCGGCACTCGCCGAGCTCACCCGCGCCGCTGCCTCGTCGGAGGGCGGCATGGAGAACAACCTGCTCGCGCTCGCCATCGACGCTGCCCGTGCGCACGCCACCGTCGGCGAGATCTCCGACGCACTCGAGACGGTGTTCGGACGTCACCAGGCCGAGATCCGCACCATCAGCGGGGTGTACCGGGACGAGGCCGGGAAGGTGGACAACATCAGTAACGCAACGGAACTCGTCGAGAAGTTCGCCGAGGAGGAGGGCCGCCGCCCGCGTGTCCTCATCGCGAAGATGGGCCAGGACGGGCACGACCGCGGACAGAAGGTGATCGCCACCGCCTTCGCCGACATCGGCTTCGACGTGGACGTCGGACCGCTGTTCCAGACCCCGGAAGAGGTCGCGAACCAGGCGGCCGACAACGACGTCCACGTGGTCGGTGTGTCGTCGTTGGCTGCAGGTCACCTCACCTTGGTGCCTGCACTGCGGGATGCGCTCGCGGCGGTGGGGCGTCCCGACATCATGATCGTGGTCGGCGGTGTCATTCCGCCCGGCGACTTCGACGAGCTCTACCAGGCGGGCGCCGCCGCGATCTTCCCGCCCGGCACGGTGATCGCCGAGGCGGCCACCGGTCTGCTCGAGAAGCTGGCCGCCCAGCTCGGGCACGACCTGACGGGCACCCCGGAATAA
- a CDS encoding dihydrofolate reductase family protein: MTATYTFDVFSSLDGFGAASGNWTGYWGKQGPELLDHRLALYGTEQRMVFGANTYRAFAQMLASSTEESEVRDPWVTRMRSLPATVVSTTLEGQLDWPDVTLVSGDAVDVVARLKEESEVPLRSHGSLSMNRALMAAGLVDRVQVTIFPVITGQTGLDPIFQGAADFDLELIESRTLDGNIQELIYRPTLHA; encoded by the coding sequence ATGACCGCCACCTACACCTTCGACGTCTTTTCCAGCCTCGACGGCTTCGGCGCCGCCAGCGGCAACTGGACCGGTTACTGGGGCAAGCAAGGCCCCGAACTGCTCGACCACCGCCTCGCCTTGTACGGCACCGAGCAGCGGATGGTGTTCGGCGCCAACACTTACCGCGCGTTCGCGCAGATGTTGGCCTCGAGCACGGAGGAGTCCGAGGTTCGTGATCCCTGGGTCACCCGGATGAGGAGTCTGCCGGCAACGGTGGTATCGACCACCCTGGAAGGACAGCTCGACTGGCCGGACGTGACCCTGGTGAGCGGTGACGCCGTCGACGTCGTCGCCCGGCTGAAGGAGGAGTCCGAGGTGCCGTTGCGCTCACACGGCAGTCTGTCGATGAACCGGGCGCTGATGGCCGCCGGTTTGGTCGACCGCGTCCAGGTGACGATCTTCCCCGTCATTACCGGTCAGACCGGGCTGGACCCGATCTTTCAGGGTGCGGCCGACTTCGACCTCGAGCTGATCGAAAGCCGGACGCTCGACGGAAACATCCAAGAGCTCATCTACCGGCCCACCCTGCACGCTTGA
- the mutA gene encoding methylmalonyl-CoA mutase small subunit → MSLASETEEAARAYTDWQRSVAGVLAKSRRVDAADLGPEPEKLLETTTYDGVTVAPLYSPRDERPEQPLPGAFPYVRGVDATRDVNSGWLVSARFGAGADPADVNRSILDALENGVSAVWLTVGENTLPVRSLETALDGVLLDLAPLTLDAGTEVTAAAHALFALLDARASAGDGVTDRTTVRVHLGAAPLTSAFAGVTDIELGDAVALATEASSRPEQVRAITVDGTVFHNAGASDSEELGASVAAGLEYLRALTASGLPIGKAFGQIDFRFAATDDQFQTIAKFRAARLVWARIAQVCGASDFGGAPQHAVTSAAMMSQRDPWVNMLRTTLAAFGAGVGGADAVTVLPFDAALPAGALGVSQTFADRIARNTQLLLLEESHLGRVLDPAAGSWYVEDLTQRIAGKAWEFFQQIESAGGYLAGLGAGQITERINSTRAQRESDIAHRKTAVTGVNEYPNLEEAPLPPGAADTGRVARYAAAFERLRDRSDTYLALHGVRPTAFLAPLGPVAEHNVRTTFSTNLLASGGIAAVNPGPLAVGDGSIAAAAAQSGAGIAVICGTDKRYTADAAAAVEELRAAGVGTVLLAGPEKVVADVDGAARPDGFVTARIDAVSVLSDLLDIIESAGNTSGDTGSKK, encoded by the coding sequence GTGTCATTAGCTTCAGAAACCGAGGAAGCTGCGCGGGCATATACCGACTGGCAGCGCTCCGTGGCGGGAGTCCTCGCGAAATCGCGGCGAGTCGACGCGGCAGACCTCGGTCCGGAACCCGAGAAGCTCCTCGAGACCACCACCTACGACGGTGTCACCGTCGCGCCGCTCTACAGTCCCCGGGACGAGCGCCCCGAGCAGCCGCTTCCCGGCGCATTCCCTTACGTTCGGGGCGTCGACGCCACTCGGGACGTCAACTCCGGCTGGCTCGTCAGCGCCCGATTCGGTGCCGGCGCCGATCCGGCGGACGTCAACCGGTCCATCCTCGACGCCTTGGAAAACGGGGTCAGCGCGGTCTGGCTCACCGTCGGTGAGAACACGCTGCCCGTCAGGTCGCTGGAGACGGCGCTCGACGGCGTGCTGCTCGACCTCGCCCCGCTCACCCTCGATGCCGGAACCGAGGTGACAGCCGCGGCCCACGCATTGTTCGCACTGCTCGACGCGCGTGCGTCCGCCGGTGACGGCGTCACCGATCGCACCACGGTGCGCGTCCACCTCGGTGCGGCGCCGCTGACGAGTGCCTTCGCCGGTGTGACGGACATCGAGCTCGGTGATGCGGTGGCACTGGCCACCGAGGCGTCCAGCCGACCGGAACAGGTGCGCGCGATCACCGTGGACGGCACCGTCTTCCACAACGCGGGCGCCTCCGACTCGGAGGAGCTCGGTGCGTCCGTCGCCGCCGGGCTCGAGTACCTGCGGGCGCTCACCGCGAGTGGGCTGCCCATCGGAAAAGCGTTCGGCCAGATCGATTTCCGATTCGCGGCGACCGACGACCAATTCCAGACCATCGCGAAGTTCCGCGCCGCCCGGTTGGTGTGGGCCCGGATCGCCCAGGTATGCGGTGCCTCCGACTTCGGCGGCGCGCCGCAGCATGCGGTCACGTCCGCCGCGATGATGTCGCAACGTGATCCATGGGTGAACATGCTCCGCACGACCCTCGCCGCGTTCGGCGCCGGGGTGGGCGGTGCCGACGCGGTGACGGTGTTGCCGTTCGATGCCGCGCTGCCCGCGGGGGCGCTGGGGGTCTCGCAGACCTTCGCCGATCGGATCGCCCGCAACACCCAGTTGTTGCTGCTCGAGGAATCGCACCTCGGCCGCGTGCTCGACCCCGCCGCCGGATCGTGGTACGTCGAGGATCTCACGCAGCGGATCGCGGGGAAGGCGTGGGAATTCTTCCAGCAGATCGAGTCGGCCGGCGGATATCTCGCGGGCCTGGGCGCCGGGCAGATCACCGAACGGATCAACTCGACGCGGGCGCAACGCGAATCGGACATCGCACACCGCAAGACCGCGGTCACCGGGGTCAACGAGTATCCCAATCTGGAGGAGGCGCCACTGCCTCCCGGTGCCGCGGACACCGGACGGGTGGCGCGGTACGCCGCCGCCTTCGAAAGGCTCCGCGACCGCTCCGACACCTATCTGGCGCTCCACGGGGTCCGGCCCACCGCGTTCCTGGCTCCGCTCGGACCGGTCGCCGAGCACAACGTGCGCACCACCTTCAGCACGAACCTGCTGGCATCGGGTGGTATCGCCGCCGTCAATCCCGGACCCCTCGCCGTCGGTGACGGCAGCATCGCGGCCGCAGCGGCACAGTCCGGGGCCGGTATCGCGGTGATCTGCGGTACCGACAAGCGGTACACCGCCGACGCCGCGGCCGCAGTCGAGGAACTGCGCGCTGCCGGTGTGGGCACCGTTCTCCTGGCGGGTCCGGAGAAGGTTGTTGCCGACGTGGACGGGGCTGCCCGCCCCGACGGATTCGTCACAGCACGCATCGATGCAGTCTCGGTCCTGTCCGATCTGCTCGACATCATCGAGAGCGCGGGGAACACCTCGGGCGACACAGGGAGCAAGAAGTGA
- a CDS encoding DUF899 domain-containing protein translates to MTASDPQVTTREQWLIARRELLAQEKELTRHRDRVNAARRALPMVEITKKYVFDGPHGKVELEDLFDGRSQLLIYHFMFEPDADEGCPSCSFTMDNVGDLRHLYARDTSFAAVSRAPLLALERYRQRMGWALPWYSSHGSDFNYDFHVTLDAAVAPVEYNYKDQVELERMNPAWKGWSGEEHGVTAFLRHGDRIFHTYSGYARSTETLLGTYQWLDLTARGRQEDWEQQPRRGDDPAMSWLRRHDEYEADVIAGSKSAE, encoded by the coding sequence ATGACAGCGTCCGATCCACAGGTCACCACCCGCGAGCAATGGCTCATCGCGCGGCGCGAGCTACTCGCACAGGAGAAGGAGCTGACCCGACACCGCGACCGGGTCAACGCCGCCCGACGCGCGTTACCCATGGTCGAGATAACCAAGAAGTATGTATTCGACGGTCCCCACGGCAAGGTCGAACTCGAGGACTTGTTCGACGGCCGCAGTCAACTCCTTATCTACCACTTCATGTTCGAACCCGACGCCGACGAAGGTTGCCCGTCCTGTTCGTTCACGATGGACAATGTGGGCGATCTGCGCCACCTGTACGCCCGGGACACCTCGTTCGCGGCCGTGTCACGCGCACCGCTGCTCGCGCTCGAGCGCTACCGGCAGCGGATGGGTTGGGCACTCCCCTGGTACTCCTCGCACGGCAGCGACTTCAACTACGACTTCCACGTCACCCTCGACGCGGCGGTCGCACCGGTCGAATACAACTACAAGGACCAGGTCGAGCTGGAGCGGATGAACCCCGCCTGGAAGGGCTGGTCCGGCGAAGAGCACGGTGTCACCGCCTTCCTCCGCCACGGTGATCGAATCTTCCACACCTATTCCGGCTACGCGCGCTCGACCGAAACGCTCCTCGGCACCTACCAGTGGCTCGACCTCACCGCCCGCGGCCGGCAGGAGGACTGGGAACAACAACCCCGCCGCGGCGACGACCCCGCCATGAGTTGGCTGCGCCGCCACGACGAATACGAAGCAGACGTCATCGCAGGATCGAAGAGCGCTGAGTGA
- a CDS encoding TVP38/TMEM64 family protein: protein MKRRLGNRRVIGVAALAIVLVVVAVVAPHPSVLQIREWAQSVGPAFPLVFFVAHALVTIFPFPRTVFTLSAGLLFGAWLGIAITVAAATVSAVLALYLVRAIGRDVVWQRISSPTIRRVDERIARRGWLAVGSLRLIAFVPFSVVNYCSGVSSIRLLPYVLATVVGILPGTVGIVVLGDALSGETNPALLLLSGVCVVVGILGLIVDSRRPLDRSDAEELLLTEGVSTPHP from the coding sequence GTGAAGAGACGCCTGGGGAACCGCAGGGTCATCGGCGTCGCCGCACTGGCAATCGTGCTGGTGGTCGTCGCGGTGGTGGCACCCCATCCGTCCGTTCTGCAGATCCGGGAATGGGCGCAGTCGGTGGGCCCGGCTTTTCCGCTGGTCTTCTTCGTCGCGCATGCGCTGGTGACGATATTCCCGTTCCCCCGCACCGTGTTCACCTTGAGTGCCGGGTTGCTGTTCGGGGCCTGGCTCGGCATCGCGATCACCGTCGCGGCCGCAACGGTCAGCGCGGTGCTTGCTCTGTATCTGGTGCGCGCCATCGGCCGGGACGTCGTGTGGCAACGCATCTCCAGCCCGACGATCCGGCGGGTGGACGAGCGGATCGCCCGACGGGGGTGGCTCGCCGTCGGCTCTCTCCGGCTGATCGCATTCGTCCCGTTCTCCGTGGTCAACTACTGCAGCGGCGTCTCCTCCATCCGCCTGCTCCCCTACGTGCTCGCCACGGTCGTGGGCATCCTCCCCGGAACGGTGGGGATCGTGGTTCTCGGGGACGCCCTGAGCGGTGAGACGAATCCAGCCCTCCTCCTGCTGTCCGGTGTGTGCGTCGTCGTCGGCATTCTCGGGTTGATCGTCGATTCTCGGCGTCCCCTCGATCGATCCGACGCCGAGGAGTTGCTGCTGACCGAGGGTGTGTCTACCCCTCATCCTTGA